One region of Chitinophaga varians genomic DNA includes:
- a CDS encoding AcvB/VirJ family lysyl-phosphatidylglycerol hydrolase, translated as MLTRDLLQTGRWWLIGVLLCSALQLPAQTNVNKLPVQVKAPPAGSTAPLILYITGDGGMKKFSANMIDAFQQHNYPVVALNALKYFWNKKTPQQAAIDVAELIRYYQSAWSSNHGVILIGYSLGADVLPFIYNQLPDNISSQVTQVVFLSPSRFTDMEVHISDMLGRSSSKGMNVTAEMNRITDKPVLLVFGAGEKDFNLADLTIAHYRKLVLPGGHAYDEDANGVAGKILSAIR; from the coding sequence ATGCTAACCAGAGATTTATTACAGACAGGCAGGTGGTGGCTGATAGGAGTATTATTATGTTCCGCTTTACAGTTGCCCGCGCAAACCAATGTGAACAAATTGCCCGTGCAGGTGAAAGCCCCTCCTGCCGGCAGTACGGCGCCACTTATTCTCTACATTACCGGAGATGGCGGTATGAAGAAGTTTTCCGCCAACATGATTGATGCCTTTCAGCAACACAACTATCCGGTAGTGGCGTTGAATGCGCTGAAATATTTCTGGAATAAAAAAACGCCTCAGCAGGCGGCCATTGATGTAGCAGAGTTGATCCGGTATTACCAGTCGGCCTGGAGCAGCAATCACGGGGTGATACTAATTGGGTATTCCCTGGGCGCCGATGTGTTGCCTTTCATCTACAATCAGTTACCGGATAATATTTCCTCCCAGGTTACACAGGTCGTGTTTTTATCTCCTTCCCGTTTTACAGATATGGAGGTGCATATTTCCGATATGCTGGGCCGGTCGTCCAGTAAGGGGATGAACGTCACCGCAGAGATGAACCGTATTACCGACAAGCCGGTGTTGCTGGTATTTGGAGCCGGAGAGAAGGATTTTAACCTGGCAGATCTTACCATTGCGCATTACCGCAAGCTGGTATTGCCGGGAGGACATGCCTATGATGAAGATGCCAATGGCGTGGCGGGCAAGATATTGTCAGCTATCCGGTAA
- a CDS encoding LytR/AlgR family response regulator transcription factor, with amino-acid sequence MSRNYFTLRCGDQHEKIPYDELQYLEVMNDHILLHLQEKRLATMETLDWIMSQLPMSAFLRVHQWFVVSYRHITRLGENYLMIGNVKIPVSQQALASLSAAMAGKVTES; translated from the coding sequence ATGTCCCGTAATTATTTTACGCTCCGCTGCGGTGACCAGCATGAAAAGATACCGTACGATGAGCTGCAGTACCTCGAAGTGATGAACGACCACATCCTGCTACACCTGCAGGAGAAACGCCTCGCTACTATGGAAACGCTTGACTGGATCATGTCCCAGCTTCCCATGTCTGCATTCCTGCGCGTACATCAATGGTTCGTAGTGTCATATCGCCACATTACCCGGCTGGGAGAAAATTACCTGATGATCGGTAATGTCAAAATTCCTGTCAGTCAACAGGCCCTTGCATCCCTTTCCGCCGCTATGGCCGGAAAAGTAACGGAAAGTTGA